In a genomic window of Arthrobacter woluwensis:
- a CDS encoding DUF6357 family protein, whose protein sequence is MAVVFSRDPWMPTAIREGEILSLRIVGGADANHDPREFSIPLTEVQLDAIEKDLPRHLLLWSAFLPLCYDAGIKGPLNARAATALLDPILFGTPQDITALFRRIPWDKRQLVAQGADIPLLERGKVLDAVQTATQYSDWNRLWEYDADQRRAERGVRLGPLDAALLRYTGRYAQGGKSPDRRPSAVDPALLPQVLEVIAVAEHATEGMPMSPGWGEGERRERKRQEWNRVKEAAQLAVRAAYPELVDDAVETVSFLVCSEAHELAGLLAEDEGQA, encoded by the coding sequence GTGGCCGTCGTCTTCAGCAGGGATCCCTGGATGCCCACCGCGATCCGCGAGGGAGAGATTCTCAGCCTCCGCATCGTCGGGGGCGCGGACGCTAATCACGATCCCCGCGAATTCAGCATCCCTCTCACAGAGGTGCAACTGGACGCCATCGAAAAAGACCTGCCGCGCCATCTGCTGCTGTGGAGCGCTTTCCTGCCTCTCTGCTACGACGCCGGGATCAAGGGCCCGCTCAACGCTCGTGCGGCAACGGCACTGCTGGACCCCATCCTCTTCGGCACACCCCAGGACATCACCGCGCTGTTCCGCCGGATCCCGTGGGACAAGCGCCAGCTGGTCGCGCAAGGGGCCGACATCCCACTGCTCGAACGCGGGAAGGTGCTCGACGCCGTGCAGACGGCCACGCAGTACTCCGATTGGAACCGCCTGTGGGAGTACGACGCCGATCAGCGCCGCGCGGAGCGGGGCGTCAGGCTCGGCCCCCTCGACGCAGCACTGCTCAGGTACACGGGACGCTACGCGCAGGGCGGGAAGTCACCCGATCGCCGCCCCTCCGCCGTCGATCCCGCACTCCTGCCGCAGGTCCTGGAGGTGATCGCGGTCGCGGAGCACGCAACCGAGGGAATGCCGATGTCACCCGGCTGGGGCGAAGGGGAACGCCGCGAACGGAAGCGGCAGGAATGGAACAGGGTCAAGGAAGCTGCGCAGCTGGCTGTCAGGGCCGCCTACCCGGAATTGGTCGATGATGCAGTGGAGACGGTCAGCTTCCTGGTCTGCAGCGAGGCTCATGAACTGGCGGGCCTCCTCGCGGAGGACGAAGGCCAGGCCTGA
- a CDS encoding VOC family protein translates to MIGRLSGIVIDCPDPRALAPFYEELLGASRTYEDDEWISLDLGPGLPSLDLQKTEKFHAPDWTSGDPAQQLHLDIRVDDFDEGEKAVLAAGATLLEGSEGHPGFRVYADPVGHPFCLVRPRTDG, encoded by the coding sequence ATGATCGGACGCCTGAGTGGAATTGTGATCGACTGCCCCGACCCTCGTGCCCTCGCACCCTTCTATGAGGAGTTGCTGGGTGCCTCGAGGACCTACGAAGACGACGAGTGGATCTCCCTGGACCTCGGACCGGGACTGCCTTCCCTGGATCTCCAGAAAACCGAGAAGTTCCACGCCCCGGACTGGACGTCGGGTGACCCGGCGCAGCAGCTGCACCTCGATATCCGGGTGGACGACTTCGACGAGGGGGAGAAGGCCGTTCTGGCAGCCGGCGCCACCCTCTTGGAGGGATCCGAGGGCCATCCGGGATTCCGGGTCTACGCCGATCCGGTGGGACACCCGTTCTGCCTGGTGCGGCCCCGGACCGACGGCTGA
- a CDS encoding DUF4041 domain-containing protein, producing the protein MTNPAMRFNPPPGWPPVPSGWRPPAGWTPPVDWPAVPPGWNLWTDEAQGAQENLGEDLASSSPEPTAIPHRPAGLPGRILQGSRLEDLEAENARLRERLRVVLSNTDLIQLDDQKVLQEVGVYRYHHPLEDSAAYLPRLKDVDARAVALIREGIAIQKSNSFTFDNSIAKGRRMADDLAKLMLRAYNAEADNSIRALKAGNIRTAKGRLEASREAIARLGSMMEMHISDEYHALRIEEIELTADWLMKKQEERELARDERARLREDRRVERELAEERARLDKERALLVQALSALSSSGTTDGDLVRRLAEIDKAISDNDFRAANIRAGYVYVISNRGAFGQGVVKIGLTRRLDPADRVRELGGASVPFRFDTHAIYFSEDAVTLETELHRHFARRALNQANPRKEFFFATPAEVRDVLTSKVGNILEFSENAEATEYFQSMSSWPSEHRT; encoded by the coding sequence ATGACTAACCCAGCCATGCGATTCAATCCCCCGCCAGGCTGGCCGCCCGTTCCGTCCGGCTGGAGGCCGCCGGCAGGCTGGACACCCCCGGTGGATTGGCCAGCTGTCCCACCCGGATGGAACCTCTGGACTGACGAGGCGCAGGGAGCTCAGGAGAACCTCGGTGAGGATCTAGCCAGTAGCAGTCCTGAGCCGACCGCGATCCCACACAGGCCTGCTGGATTGCCAGGTCGAATTCTACAGGGCAGCCGACTCGAAGACCTTGAAGCCGAAAACGCACGCCTGCGGGAGCGGCTCCGTGTCGTCTTGTCCAACACCGACCTGATCCAGTTGGACGACCAGAAGGTGCTGCAAGAAGTCGGAGTCTATAGATACCACCACCCACTCGAAGACTCTGCAGCCTACCTTCCTCGCCTCAAGGACGTCGACGCCAGAGCAGTTGCGTTGATCCGCGAGGGAATCGCGATTCAGAAATCGAATTCGTTCACATTCGACAACTCGATCGCCAAGGGCCGAAGAATGGCTGACGATCTCGCCAAGTTGATGCTGCGCGCTTATAACGCAGAAGCCGACAACAGTATTCGGGCACTCAAGGCAGGGAACATCCGGACCGCCAAGGGGCGTCTAGAAGCTTCCAGAGAAGCAATTGCCAGGCTTGGGTCAATGATGGAAATGCACATTAGCGATGAATATCACGCACTTCGCATCGAAGAGATCGAACTTACAGCCGACTGGCTGATGAAGAAGCAAGAGGAGCGAGAACTCGCACGGGACGAGCGTGCCAGATTACGCGAAGACCGCAGGGTGGAACGCGAACTTGCTGAGGAACGTGCCCGCCTGGACAAGGAACGGGCGCTGCTCGTCCAAGCTCTGAGCGCTCTCTCGAGTTCCGGGACAACCGACGGCGACCTGGTTCGAAGGCTTGCGGAGATTGACAAGGCCATCTCAGACAACGACTTTAGGGCTGCCAATATACGTGCTGGATACGTCTATGTCATCTCCAACCGAGGCGCCTTCGGGCAAGGTGTTGTAAAGATTGGACTAACTCGACGACTGGATCCAGCAGACCGAGTGAGAGAGCTGGGCGGAGCTTCAGTGCCGTTCAGGTTCGACACCCACGCCATATACTTCTCCGAAGATGCAGTCACCCTGGAAACGGAGTTGCACCGGCACTTCGCCCGTCGCGCACTTAATCAGGCCAATCCAAGGAAGGAGTTCTTCTTCGCGACTCCTGCCGAAGTCCGAGATGTGCTGACGAGCAAAGTTGGAAACATTCTGGAGTTCAGCGAGAATGCCGAGGCGACTGAGTATTTCCAGTCGATGTCGTCGTGGCCCTCTGAACATAGAACCTAG
- the rsfS gene encoding ribosome silencing factor: MSASSSAIETARLIGKAADDKQAEEILALDVSERMPFSDIFVIASAASERQVKSIADEIEEQLIASGRKILRQEGRAAGRWILLDFSDVIVHVQHGEERVFYALERLWQDCPVVDLELPEHSAAVSDDDEETA; this comes from the coding sequence GTGAGCGCTAGCTCTTCCGCGATTGAAACGGCCCGACTGATCGGCAAGGCAGCTGATGACAAGCAGGCCGAGGAGATCCTGGCTCTGGATGTCAGTGAGCGCATGCCGTTCTCGGACATCTTCGTCATCGCCTCCGCCGCGTCCGAACGGCAGGTCAAGTCCATCGCCGACGAGATCGAGGAGCAGCTGATCGCCAGCGGCCGCAAGATCCTCCGTCAGGAAGGCCGCGCCGCCGGCCGGTGGATCCTCCTGGACTTCTCCGATGTGATCGTCCACGTCCAGCACGGCGAGGAGCGCGTCTTCTATGCTCTGGAGCGTCTGTGGCAGGACTGCCCCGTGGTGGATCTCGAACTTCCGGAGCACTCCGCCGCCGTATCTGACGACGACGAAGAGACCGCCTGA
- the nadD gene encoding nicotinate-nucleotide adenylyltransferase: MPSGTQEPRRHRLGVMGGTFDPIHHGHLVAASEVAAKFHLDEVVFVPTGEPWQKAKKKVSPAEHRYLMTVIATASNPRFTVSRVDIDRAGPTYTIDTLRDLHRLRPESDLFFITGADAMAQIVSWKDSEELWKLAHFVGVTRPGHELDALGREDVSLLEVPAMAISSTDCRARVADGNPVWYLVPDGVVQYIAKYGLYERDAASSVPGNPGVLPSVPSRGH; the protein is encoded by the coding sequence ATTCCCAGCGGCACCCAGGAGCCGCGCCGTCACCGTCTCGGGGTGATGGGCGGCACCTTTGATCCGATCCACCATGGGCACTTGGTGGCCGCCAGTGAGGTGGCCGCCAAGTTCCATTTGGACGAAGTGGTCTTCGTCCCCACCGGAGAACCCTGGCAGAAGGCCAAGAAGAAGGTCAGCCCGGCCGAACACCGGTACCTCATGACGGTGATCGCCACGGCGTCGAATCCGCGCTTCACCGTCAGCCGTGTCGATATCGACCGTGCGGGTCCGACCTACACGATCGACACGCTCCGGGATCTTCACCGCCTGCGGCCGGAATCCGATCTGTTCTTCATCACGGGCGCGGACGCCATGGCGCAGATCGTCTCCTGGAAGGACTCCGAGGAGCTCTGGAAGCTCGCCCATTTCGTCGGCGTGACCCGGCCCGGGCACGAGCTCGACGCTCTGGGACGCGAGGACGTCAGCCTGCTGGAGGTGCCGGCCATGGCGATCTCCTCCACCGACTGCCGCGCCCGCGTGGCCGACGGAAATCCGGTGTGGTACCTCGTGCCGGACGGTGTTGTGCAGTACATTGCCAAGTACGGCCTGTACGAACGCGATGCGGCATCTTCCGTACCGGGGAACCCTGGCGTGCTGCCATCCGTTCCTTCACGGGGACACTGA
- a CDS encoding glutamate-5-semialdehyde dehydrogenase produces MTDTALSTGLDDAQLHDVEAAVHAIADRARTASRRIARATRARKDEALRAIAAALLEHEPRILAANAQDVERGRGNGTSKAMLDRLSLTPARIQGLADALENLASQPDPVGTVVRGQTLPNGLRLRQVNVPMGVVAAIYEARPNVTVDIAGLALKSGNAVILRGGSAAASTNEALVEVLRDALDSVGLPADAIQTIDAYGREGANVLMRARGRVDVLIPRGGRELIQTVVQNSAVPVIETGEGNVHIFIDESASEDMAVEILLNAKTQRPSVCNTVETLLVHSHSTVLPAVARALRDAGVRLHVDGRVAALLPPGEDVSAAADEDWGTEYMDLDLAVAMVDTLDEALEHIRTWSTGHTEAILTNDLRNAEKFIAEIDSAAVIVNASTRFTDGGEFGLGAEVGISTQKLHARGPMGLGELTTTKWIVQGEGQTRA; encoded by the coding sequence ATGACTGACACCGCTCTTTCCACCGGCCTCGACGACGCGCAGCTGCACGACGTCGAGGCCGCGGTCCACGCGATCGCCGACCGGGCGCGCACCGCGTCCCGCCGGATCGCCCGTGCCACCCGGGCGCGGAAGGATGAAGCGCTGCGGGCCATCGCCGCGGCGCTCCTGGAACATGAGCCACGCATCCTCGCCGCGAACGCGCAGGACGTCGAGCGCGGCCGTGGCAACGGCACCTCCAAGGCCATGCTGGACCGCCTGAGCCTCACCCCTGCGCGCATCCAGGGCCTCGCGGACGCTCTGGAGAACCTCGCCTCCCAGCCGGATCCCGTCGGCACGGTGGTCCGCGGCCAGACGCTGCCCAACGGCCTGCGCCTGCGCCAGGTCAACGTGCCCATGGGCGTGGTGGCGGCGATTTACGAAGCCCGCCCCAACGTGACCGTGGACATCGCCGGACTCGCGCTCAAGTCCGGCAACGCCGTGATCCTCCGAGGCGGTTCCGCCGCCGCGAGCACCAATGAGGCGCTCGTGGAGGTCCTGCGGGACGCACTGGATTCCGTCGGCCTGCCCGCGGACGCGATCCAGACCATCGACGCCTACGGCCGGGAGGGCGCGAACGTGCTCATGCGGGCGCGTGGACGTGTGGACGTGCTGATCCCGCGCGGCGGACGTGAGCTCATCCAGACCGTGGTGCAGAACTCCGCCGTCCCCGTCATCGAGACGGGCGAGGGCAACGTGCACATCTTCATCGACGAGTCGGCCTCCGAGGACATGGCCGTCGAGATCCTCCTCAACGCCAAGACCCAGCGTCCGAGCGTCTGCAACACCGTGGAGACCCTCCTGGTGCACTCGCATTCGACGGTGCTGCCCGCGGTGGCGCGTGCCCTGCGCGATGCCGGTGTGCGGCTCCACGTCGACGGCCGGGTGGCGGCGCTGCTGCCCCCGGGTGAGGACGTCTCCGCCGCCGCCGACGAGGACTGGGGCACGGAGTACATGGACCTCGACCTCGCGGTCGCGATGGTGGACACCCTGGACGAGGCGCTGGAGCACATCCGCACCTGGAGCACGGGGCACACCGAAGCGATCCTGACCAACGATCTGCGCAATGCGGAGAAGTTCATCGCGGAGATCGATTCCGCCGCGGTGATCGTGAACGCCTCCACCCGCTTCACGGACGGTGGCGAGTTCGGGTTGGGCGCCGAGGTGGGCATCTCCACCCAGAAGCTCCACGCCCGCGGACCCATGGGCCTGGGGGAGCTGACGACCACCAAGTGGATCGTCCAGGGCGAAGGGCAGACCCGCGCCTGA
- the proB gene encoding glutamate 5-kinase has translation MSLASLTQEGRAVLRDAKRVVVKVGSSSLTSIQGGISEESVLALVEALAERRNVGTEVILVSSGAIAAGLAPLGLARRPRDLATQQAAASVGQGRLMSRYTQAFSVHGITVSQVLLTAEDLVRRTQHANAFRALDRLLNLGVVPIVNENDTVATHEIRFGDNDRLAALVAHLVRADALLLLSDVDSVYDGPPKDGARRIAEVRGPEDLAGVVVGSAGKAGVGTGGMATKVQAASIAAGSGIPALVTSTANAQAALRGEDVGTWFAVQGDRKPIRLLWLAHLATARGEILLDDGAVRAVTRNNRSLLPAGITAVRGQFEAGDPVDLLDPAGTVVARGLVNYSVEELPRMLGRSTKELARELGHEYEREVVHVDDLVVL, from the coding sequence ATGAGCCTCGCGTCGCTCACGCAGGAGGGCCGCGCCGTCCTGCGTGACGCCAAGCGCGTGGTGGTCAAGGTGGGCTCCTCCTCGCTGACCAGCATTCAGGGCGGGATCTCCGAGGAATCGGTGCTCGCGCTCGTGGAGGCTCTCGCCGAGCGGCGCAACGTGGGCACCGAGGTCATCCTCGTGTCCTCGGGCGCCATCGCCGCGGGTCTGGCTCCGCTGGGTCTGGCGCGCCGTCCCCGCGATCTCGCCACCCAGCAGGCCGCGGCGAGCGTGGGCCAGGGCCGGCTCATGTCGCGCTACACCCAGGCGTTCTCCGTGCACGGGATCACCGTCAGCCAGGTGCTGCTGACCGCGGAGGACCTAGTGCGCCGCACGCAGCACGCCAACGCCTTCCGGGCGCTGGACCGGCTGCTGAATCTCGGCGTGGTGCCGATCGTCAACGAGAACGACACCGTGGCCACCCACGAGATCCGCTTCGGCGACAACGACCGGCTCGCCGCGCTCGTGGCGCACCTCGTGCGGGCCGATGCTCTGCTGCTCCTTTCCGACGTGGACTCTGTCTACGACGGTCCGCCGAAGGACGGCGCGCGCCGCATCGCCGAGGTCCGCGGCCCGGAGGACCTGGCCGGCGTCGTGGTCGGGAGTGCGGGCAAGGCGGGTGTCGGCACCGGTGGCATGGCCACCAAGGTGCAGGCCGCGAGCATCGCGGCCGGGTCCGGAATCCCCGCGCTCGTGACGTCGACCGCCAACGCCCAGGCCGCACTGCGCGGTGAAGATGTGGGCACGTGGTTCGCCGTGCAGGGGGACCGCAAGCCCATCCGTCTGCTCTGGCTGGCACATCTGGCCACGGCGCGCGGTGAGATCCTGCTCGACGACGGCGCCGTGCGGGCCGTGACGCGGAACAACCGCTCGCTCCTGCCGGCGGGTATCACCGCCGTGCGCGGTCAGTTCGAGGCCGGCGACCCGGTGGACCTGCTGGATCCCGCCGGGACCGTGGTGGCCCGCGGGCTGGTGAACTACTCCGTGGAGGAGCTCCCGCGGATGCTCGGACGGTCCACCAAGGAGCTGGCGCGCGAGCTGGGCCACGAATATGAACGCGAAGTGGTCCATGTTGACGACCTGGTCGTCCTTTGA
- the obgE gene encoding GTPase ObgE encodes MASFVDRVVLHVSGGNGGHGCVSVHREKFKPLGGPDGGNGGNGGDVVLRVDPQVTTLLEYHHSPHRHAGNGGPGMGDWRGGKAGETLVLSVPEGTVVKDRDGAVLADLVEPGTEFIAAAGGIGGLGNSSLASQRRKAPGFALLGIEGEQRDIVLELKSIADVALVGFPSAGKSSLIAAMSAARPKIADYPFTTLVPNLGVVQAGDVRFTIADVPGLIEGASEGKGLGHNFLRHVERCAAIVHVLDCGSLESDRDPLSDLDIIERELERYAVDMAYGDGEVIPLNERPRIVALNKVDLPDGKDMAEFVRPDLEARGYRVFEVSATSHEGLRALGFAMAELVQEARNRLAVAPPVVAPTVLRPRAVNETGFVIRREERNLEPLFRVRGEKPERWVKQTDFENEEAIGYLADRLAKLGVETELFKMGAKPGDTVVIGDDNGVVFDWEPTMAAGAELLASPRGTDIRIADAETSSRPTRAQKREEQQERRDAKAAARAELEAERKAGIWTESTHGRRQDKAAAVERDILSAEGLGDEDEA; translated from the coding sequence GTGGCGAGCTTTGTGGACCGTGTGGTCCTGCACGTCTCCGGCGGCAATGGGGGACACGGTTGTGTCTCCGTCCATCGGGAGAAGTTCAAGCCACTGGGTGGTCCCGACGGCGGCAACGGCGGCAACGGCGGAGACGTGGTGCTCCGCGTCGATCCGCAGGTCACCACCCTCCTTGAGTACCACCACTCGCCGCACCGTCATGCCGGCAACGGCGGACCCGGCATGGGCGACTGGCGCGGCGGCAAGGCCGGTGAGACCCTGGTGCTCTCCGTGCCCGAGGGCACGGTCGTCAAGGACCGCGACGGCGCCGTCCTGGCCGACCTCGTGGAGCCGGGCACCGAGTTCATCGCCGCGGCCGGTGGCATCGGCGGGCTGGGCAACTCCTCGCTCGCCTCACAGCGCCGCAAGGCTCCCGGCTTCGCCCTGCTCGGCATCGAGGGGGAGCAGCGGGACATCGTCCTGGAGCTGAAGTCGATCGCCGACGTCGCGCTGGTCGGGTTCCCGTCCGCCGGCAAGTCGAGCCTCATCGCCGCCATGTCCGCGGCGCGCCCGAAGATCGCCGACTACCCCTTCACCACCCTGGTCCCGAACCTCGGCGTCGTGCAGGCCGGCGATGTCCGGTTCACCATCGCCGACGTGCCCGGACTGATCGAAGGCGCGAGCGAAGGCAAGGGCCTGGGCCACAACTTCCTCCGCCACGTGGAGCGCTGCGCGGCGATCGTGCACGTGCTGGACTGTGGCTCCCTCGAGTCGGACCGTGACCCCCTGAGCGATCTGGACATCATCGAACGTGAACTCGAGCGCTACGCCGTGGACATGGCCTACGGTGACGGCGAGGTCATCCCGCTCAACGAGCGTCCCCGCATCGTCGCGCTGAACAAGGTCGACCTGCCCGACGGCAAGGACATGGCCGAGTTCGTGCGCCCCGATCTGGAGGCCCGCGGTTACCGCGTCTTCGAAGTGTCCGCCACGAGCCACGAAGGCCTCCGGGCCCTCGGCTTCGCAATGGCCGAGCTGGTCCAGGAGGCGCGCAATCGCCTCGCGGTCGCCCCGCCGGTGGTCGCTCCGACCGTCCTGCGGCCCCGCGCCGTCAATGAGACCGGCTTCGTCATCCGCCGTGAGGAACGCAATCTGGAGCCGCTGTTCCGCGTCCGTGGCGAGAAGCCCGAGCGCTGGGTCAAGCAGACCGACTTCGAGAACGAGGAGGCCATCGGCTACCTCGCGGATCGTCTGGCGAAGCTCGGCGTGGAGACGGAACTCTTCAAGATGGGCGCCAAGCCGGGTGACACGGTCGTGATCGGCGACGACAACGGCGTCGTGTTCGACTGGGAGCCGACCATGGCCGCGGGAGCCGAGCTGCTCGCGTCGCCGCGTGGCACGGACATCCGCATTGCGGACGCCGAGACCAGCTCGCGCCCGACCCGTGCCCAGAAGCGCGAGGAACAGCAGGAACGCCGCGACGCCAAGGCCGCCGCACGTGCCGAGCTGGAAGCGGAACGCAAGGCCGGCATCTGGACCGAGTCCACGCACGGCCGTCGTCAGGACAAGGCCGCCGCCGTCGAACGTGACATCCTCTCCGCCGAAGGCCTGGGTGACGAGGACGAGGCATGA
- the rpmA gene encoding 50S ribosomal protein L27, with translation MAHKKGASSTRNGRDSNAQYLGVKRFGGQVVSAGEILVRQRGTHFHPGNGVGRGKDDTLFALTPGAVEFGTRRGRRVVNVVAAAAE, from the coding sequence ATGGCACATAAGAAGGGCGCGAGTTCCACTCGCAACGGTCGCGATTCGAACGCTCAGTACCTCGGTGTGAAGCGCTTCGGTGGTCAGGTCGTCTCCGCTGGTGAGATCCTGGTCCGCCAGCGTGGCACCCACTTCCACCCCGGCAACGGTGTTGGCCGTGGCAAGGACGACACCCTGTTCGCCCTGACGCCCGGTGCTGTCGAGTTCGGCACCCGCCGTGGACGCCGCGTTGTCAACGTGGTGGCCGCAGCTGCTGAGTGA
- the rplU gene encoding 50S ribosomal protein L21, protein MVYAIVRAGGRQEKVSVGDFVTLNRVAGEVGGTIELPALLLVDGDKLTTKAADLAKVKVTAEILEDLRGKKIVIQKYKNKTGYKKRQGHRQELTRVKITGIK, encoded by the coding sequence GTGGTGTACGCGATTGTCCGCGCCGGCGGCCGTCAAGAAAAGGTCTCGGTTGGAGACTTCGTAACCCTGAACCGCGTCGCCGGTGAAGTGGGTGGCACCATCGAGCTGCCTGCCCTCCTGCTGGTGGATGGTGACAAGCTCACCACGAAGGCTGCCGATCTGGCCAAGGTCAAGGTCACTGCCGAGATCCTGGAAGACCTGCGCGGCAAGAAGATCGTCATCCAGAAGTACAAGAACAAGACCGGTTACAAGAAGCGTCAGGGTCACCGTCAGGAACTGACCCGCGTCAAGATCACCGGCATCAAGTAA
- the thiD gene encoding bifunctional hydroxymethylpyrimidine kinase/phosphomethylpyrimidine kinase codes for MTRVPAASSLLPAQAPPRPRVLTIAGSDPGGGAGIQADLKSIAANGGYGMAVITALTAQNTQGVRGVHVPPVEFLAQQLESISDDITVDAVKIGMLGNASVIDTVSSWLESHRPPVVVLDPVMVASSGDRLLDAEAEAALERLLGLADVVTPNIPELAVLLGESPASDWETALEQGKRLAAAHGLAVLVKGGHLDGETAWDALVDLSGRSVSDVTVFEGPRVETLNTHGTGCSLSSAVATLLGAGLDPEHAVRQAKSWLLDAIRTSSELQVGRGHGPVNHFHHGVLPGARSQAAYAEDLWATAATGLERIHALPFIEQLGAGTLAEADFAYYLAQDALYLNAYSRVLAAASTLAPSEAEQAFWAKGARECLEVEAELHRTWLVGREVSLTQGPETRQYVDHLLARAAEGDYAVLVAAVLPCYWLYAEVGATLFRAFEEAGAPESHPYAVWLRSYSDPAFAESTRQAIAWTAQAARQANPERWARMQDAFAVSSGFEVDFFDAPRRRGPRSASAIR; via the coding sequence ATGACCCGTGTGCCCGCCGCCTCCTCGCTCCTGCCGGCGCAGGCTCCGCCTCGGCCCCGCGTGCTCACCATCGCCGGATCCGATCCGGGCGGGGGAGCAGGCATCCAGGCGGATCTCAAGAGCATCGCGGCCAACGGCGGTTACGGCATGGCGGTGATCACCGCGCTGACGGCACAGAACACGCAGGGTGTCCGAGGGGTGCATGTCCCGCCCGTGGAGTTCCTGGCGCAGCAGCTGGAGTCGATCAGTGACGACATCACCGTGGACGCGGTGAAGATCGGCATGCTCGGCAACGCCTCGGTGATCGACACGGTGAGCTCGTGGCTGGAGTCGCACCGCCCGCCGGTCGTGGTCCTGGACCCGGTCATGGTGGCCAGCAGCGGGGACCGGCTCCTGGACGCCGAGGCGGAGGCCGCGTTGGAGCGCCTGCTCGGCCTGGCCGACGTCGTGACCCCGAACATCCCCGAACTGGCCGTGCTGCTGGGGGAGAGCCCGGCCTCCGACTGGGAGACGGCTCTGGAGCAGGGCAAGCGGCTTGCCGCGGCCCACGGGCTCGCCGTGCTGGTCAAGGGCGGTCACCTCGACGGCGAGACGGCCTGGGACGCTCTGGTGGACCTGAGCGGCCGCTCGGTGTCCGACGTGACGGTGTTCGAGGGGCCCCGCGTGGAGACGCTGAACACGCACGGGACCGGGTGCTCGCTCTCCTCCGCCGTGGCGACGCTGCTGGGCGCCGGGCTCGACCCGGAGCATGCGGTGCGGCAGGCGAAGTCCTGGCTGCTGGACGCCATCAGGACCTCCTCCGAGCTGCAGGTGGGCCGCGGACACGGTCCGGTCAACCATTTCCACCACGGGGTCCTTCCGGGAGCGCGGAGCCAGGCGGCCTACGCCGAGGATCTCTGGGCCACCGCCGCCACGGGCCTGGAGCGGATCCACGCGCTGCCCTTCATCGAGCAGCTGGGAGCGGGGACTCTGGCCGAAGCGGACTTCGCCTACTACCTGGCCCAGGACGCCCTCTACCTGAACGCCTACTCGCGGGTCCTGGCCGCGGCGAGCACCCTGGCGCCGTCGGAGGCCGAGCAGGCGTTCTGGGCCAAAGGCGCCCGGGAATGCCTCGAGGTGGAGGCCGAACTGCACCGCACGTGGCTCGTCGGCCGTGAGGTCAGCCTGACGCAGGGGCCCGAGACGCGTCAGTACGTGGACCACCTGCTCGCGCGCGCCGCCGAGGGGGACTACGCCGTCCTGGTGGCCGCCGTGCTGCCCTGCTACTGGCTCTACGCCGAGGTGGGAGCCACCCTGTTCCGCGCCTTCGAGGAGGCGGGTGCGCCGGAGAGCCACCCGTACGCGGTCTGGCTCCGCAGCTACTCGGACCCCGCCTTCGCGGAGTCCACCCGGCAGGCCATCGCCTGGACGGCTCAGGCCGCACGGCAGGCCAATCCGGAGCGCTGGGCCCGCATGCAGGATGCTTTCGCGGTGTCCTCGGGCTTCGAAGTGGACTTCTTTGACGCGCCGCGCCGCCGGGGTCCGCGGAGTGCGTCCGCCATCCGCTAG